Within Bactrocera oleae isolate idBacOlea1 chromosome 6, idBacOlea1, whole genome shotgun sequence, the genomic segment TTGAAACGCACAAAGGACCTTaacgccacacacacacacacgctagCAGCCAGCGCCGGCGAAATGTAATAAAGGACGACAATGGCAATGTGTCGAAAACAAACGAGCGTGGCGAACGGCACACACAGCTGGTAAGGTGCCAACACAGGGCAAGGTGATGCAGTATCCTTGAAAATTTACGAAAATCACgtaaattcaatgaaaattgaaaGACGGACACTTGAAAGCGTCACAGACGGCAATGAAGCTGTCCgcgtgcatatatgtgtgtgtatgtttgtattgacACGCAAATTCACACTCTCGCCGGTACTCCGTACACCTAAGCACCCGCAGGAAAAATGCATAAAAGGACACTTGAGCGCTAAGAGCCTTTGACAAAGCAATTCAATGAAGCGTGAAGAGTTCGAACATGAAAATGTGGACGAGAAGTGCCACTTCAGTATGAAAGACACACAAACGCGCATTAGCTTGGCTGCAGCCAAAGGAAATGAGGTTTTGCTGTACGTACAACACGTCACTAGGCGGCCAACATCAACCACTGTTACATCGGCTCGCATTTGCACTGGCACTCTTGCAACATGACTGCAATATTGTTtccttttttcattcatttaccGTTTCGAACATTCTCAACATTACCATTACCATTGCCAATCACCTTTGCGCCACATACCACACAATGCCAAAATCATtgcaaattttcacttaatCCCATTCTCGCTTAGAAACGTTTAATACCAagcccacacacacactctcagTTTACATTCAACTCTCGTTTTAGATAATCGACATTGATCCGTTCTGGGTACCGACCACCGAGGAGGAGATTACACATTTTGGCGAAAAGGCAGACTCAGCCAACCGTGCCAAAGCATACATGGACAGCGTACGCCGACGCAAAGGACTCTATGTGGATGAGAAAGTTGTGGAGCATGCAGAGAAGCAGCGCACTTTATCGAAAAATAAATGAGGCTCTCCGAGGATGTCTATGTATTccatttgtgtttgtgtgtttttcATATAGattgtaatttttcttttcaaataaaagtacagaatATCTAAATTTATCGATCTATCGATGACTGACTACCTCCTTTGGATAGAGGGTTCAAATAGCGTTCTctgtaaacaaagaaaaatattttttcaactttacaTGGGATGGGCGAGGTTTCCcctagttattttattttagatagAACTTGATATTCTTTTGAGGCGGGTCTATAACCTGCAGGTTTCCTCTCAGTTGATTTCGACAAAATATTccaggaaaatattttttgcgaaGTAGTTCACTATACTGAGACATATCTTTGTTTAATCGAGGTTTAGGATAAATCAAGAGCCATTTTGCCTCTGCACAGAGCCCTATAGTTTCTGCAACTAGACCTACTAGTTACATGGATCCTACCGGCGCTACCTAATCGTTGACCGGAGTCCGATGCCGATTCTTAGGCCTTCTATTCGATCGGCTACGTCGATGGAGGATGGTAATGTGGGAACAAAAAGTGAAGACAAACTTCAAGACTACGTACCTAGATAGAAAACGTTCAAAATTTGCTAGTTTTCGACCCTCAAGCTATATTTTTTATGAGGCAATTAAACCCATGAAActttaattaacttattttggGTAATAACACACAGGATAGGGTAATAATTATTCACCGTTTCATGAAGTGTCAGTAGCAATATGCATCAAGTTCTATGTTCTCTCCATAGCTGTTATACGTAGTTACCTTGCGATGTAGCGGTTATTAGTTCcgaaatgtgtatatatttattttacttcaaaCCTCTTTAGCGAAAGGTAAAGActtttcttatataataaattataacgattttaaaatttgtattagcATTACATAAAATTTCCTAAAACAAAGTGTTCGTCCTGTCTTTCATATAGAAGGTCAACTTCTTATTCTTAgtattactaatattatattgtactttattatttgaattcTACGATACTTCTCTcccttgttattgttgctagtATAACAACATAAGGccctatataagtatgtaatttgaaaaagtttttggcGTGGCAGCTCTTTGTCAGATGTAAATTCGTGTCGTTTCGATTACGCACTCTCGGCATTCGTTGAAATTTTCTTCTCTGCTATATTTGCGCTTATAGCAGGAACTTGAACGGGCTCAACAGCACTGCTGGCATTCTTAGTCGCGGGATTAGCTTTATTCTCATGGATGAGTTGAGATTCCTTTTCGCTAATTTCCGGAACGGCTAGTGATTGTTCACCAAGGATGAGATGAATAGcgctaaaaatttgaaaaaaaaagaaatcgaagaaatgaaaatattataaaaagaaaaataattaaatcgaCGTACAGTATCAGTGCGAAGACGGCTAGCTGTGTGGCAATGGTCAGTAAGAAAATACCCTGACCACCCTTGCCATCGTTATTTAAGGTAGCGCGATAGACCTGGGAATAAAAGACACCGCTAATAAACGGTATGGCATTATCGCAGACAGCGAGCAGAGCGAATACCTTGCCACGCTCGGATTGGGGCACAATTTTCGAGGTCATCGCACGAATCATTGGACCCACTATGGGACCCAAACTGCAAATGAGGGCGCCCACATAGAAAAATGTGCCAGTTTGTGCGAAGTAGTAAAAGACACGAGCAATCGCATGCGCCCAAGCACCGATGAAGATGATGGTCTGCAAGAAAAATCGAATAAAAACTTAGATTCTTAAGCAATTTGATCATCACAGGCGCACACACCGTATCTTTCCAATGGAATACTTTATTCATCAAGGGCACTGCCACCAACATGGCCACCACGTAGGCAGTGGACTTGAATGTTTTGAATGTGCTGTACACATCGacattccaattaaatttgaagGTGGTGTATAGATATAAGTACTGATTTTCGTCGCGTTGGAATGTATACAAAGCCATAGCGATCAGTAAAATCATGAGAAAAGGACGTCGATGACCAGGTCGTTTTTTGATCAAAACAGTGAAAGAGTCCTTGACATGTTCTTTATCGAAGAAATCCGGAAAGAAACCGCAACAGCCGAGTTCGCGCAGAGAACGCTGCTTAGCGGTAGTTTGCCACTAAAATTGTTCCACTATTACTTAATCCACACTCAACCCCTATAACAGCAACAACTTACCTTCAGTACAAATATGGTGTAAATTATTGCAAGCGCTAATAATGAGGCATTCACGGTAAACATGTCCGCATACGAGTTATTAAATGCATTGTAGAAGAGATATGAACCTGAAAATCCCctaatatttgtaaacaaacaCTAAATCCTACACcctaattttacaaaaaatctcACCTAACGCCACACCCGTTGGCATAGCGCTCAAATAACAGATGTCTAGTATGGTTACACGAAGCGTACGGTTCTTCAGCGTTGATATGTCCGAGATGTAGGCAAAGCACGATGCGAATATGGCAACGTCCGCACCCGTTAGCGCCGAAGGCAGTGTGGCTGTGTAAATGACGTACTCCAATGGCCAAGTCTTCATTCGTGCATTCACAACGATCATAACCGAGTAGATGAGTTTGCCGGTCAGGCCCATTAAAAGCGGAAATTTGCGACCGCGTCGATCGGAAAAAGAACCAAGGAAAAGCGCTAATATAATGGGAAAAACATGCGCCGAAATCGCCTCCGCTTGATGGAATTTCGCTGTTGTGATCTGGAAATAAGCGTGTTATAGTGCGTGGTGCTTATTacgtgcaatttttatttttaaaaaagtactggaatgtaatttttttaacaattaattttgtttatgtcAGCCGAATCagtatttagatatttatttgaaattcaaacagtaattttatttacctttcatatttttaacttaatcgtatgctcattatattatattataatatataaattattattatactctcgcaacctgttgctacagagtataatagttttgttcacctaacggttgtttgtatcacctaaaactaatcgagttagatatagggttatatatatataaatgatcaggatgaagagacgagttgaaatctgggtgactgtctgtccgtccttccgtccgtgcaagctctaaattgagatatctttaagaaacttggtagacaagtttcttggtaccgtaagacggcttttattgcagatgggcgtaatcggaccactgccacgcccacaaaacgccattaatcaaaaacaaataaattgccataactaagctccgcaataagatacaagactgctatttggtacacaggatcacattagggaggggcatctgcaattaaaattttttttaagtgggcgtggtcccgtccctaataggtttaatgtgcatatctcctaaaccgctaatgctataataacaaaattcactggaagcaaatgtttttagaacctctacccacagtgggaaaatatatataaaattctcacatttctatgttatagtgcgaaaatgggcgaaatcggactacaatcacgcctatttcccatataacaccattttcaattccatctgattctttcactttccactatgcatatcaagcaacaatgattatatcggggtgaaactttgcgtgaataatacgtttaaagtatgccaccttgtgaccaaaaattgtctaaatataTACTGaaatatggaccccagtgcctatagttgactttttaccgaaaatatcggtcaacatagaacaaggcgacaagatccacaaagaaatctcaaacgagtataccatttgactttgcgagagtataaaatgttcggttacatccgaacttagaccttccttacttgttttttatctacatttttgtcatattagataagatttcatttaatttcgaaaaccttactttatttcctttaaatattatttgttattaataattttttatcaattatatacatatatttattatatataggtatatattatcttatttttaattaattatgtatattaatggaaatatttttctattttattacatacatacacataagtacatatatatacatacatctacgcatattaatttaattttttttatttttaaagtattggctaatttttctttaaagcaTTTTCGGTTGTAATAATACCATAGTGAATTACCTGCACTTGTCTTTTATATATGGCGTTCTCATCCGCCATAATGTTCGAACATATTTCATcggtaaaattattgttaaccCGACAGGCCTTCTGTACGAAAAAGTCCTGTTCCACCACAGAGGTTATCATGAAGGCAAACATATACAGGAACATTGTGGGCTCCACAGATATCTGTTACACAAATATTTCAAGGGTTAAACGTATTCCCTGCACACATACGAGTATTTACTCACCTTTTCATACCATGGGGACATGCaattctttttgattttttcccaaCGGCTGTTGGATTGCTCAGTTCGCGCTCTTTCATCCTAAAAGTATACCATCATTTACTATATTGTACACATTAAACAGCTGTTATTTATGTTCCACACATTTGCGTTGCTCTACAAGGCATGCGCAAACAAAATTTACTCGGAGTTGCCATGATTCTGTTTTATAACCATGGTGGTGTGTTAATTTAAACAAAGTGGTACACAAATTTCTATTTGATCGACTTACAAATTGTTGTAACCTCAAATAACTTAAGttcataacttaaaaaaatgtacgTAACCTATAGTTACCTTTAAAGTTCAAACTTTCGTTATAATTACTTGTATAAGAAACTCAAAATTGGtattatgaaatttatgaacaaatttaataaaaactataaggCAACGTCCATCAGTACATGCTTATCTTAACTCCAAATAGGAGGTCTTTATTCTAAATCGCAGCCATAATATGACATCAACGTGACAGCTATTTAAACcaataataactttttataaagttaaacttatttaaagtttttctctTCAATGCTCGATTTTTACTActttaacattaaattataaatttttattttaaggacTCACATTATCTGTGTTATCTGTGCTAGTGGGGCTGTATTTCACTCGTGGCCTGTTTGCCATTACATACTAAAAATTTTCGACACTTGGCAGCCCTAATGGCGTGAACACACAACTAGTGCGTCACTAAACAATGTTATAACTTCGTCAAGGAAAATCCACGTAACACAGCAGTTCCGCCACCAATCTCTGGTATAATGAGTGAATCTCCGCttgattataataaatttgtaaatgttaaatttgaatcaaaatttctaaacagaaatttttcacattgcCGAGCTAATTCACTAGTTTGCCAAACGACTGACAAACTTCAAAGTATTAGATACGAGTATAAACTATTGAAGATGTTATTCGCGCGAATATTCTTCATGAGTGGTTCACTATCACTATCAATATCTATTCAAATATTTCTTCCTAAATCCCGGTATTTCGCAACATTGAATGTTTGTATAAAAGATGCACGCGTACTTGGATCTTCATTAtggcaaatatttttgcttactttttttttttaatgcatagcTACCTACATACACCACTCAACCAAACACaagaattattatattttcaccaATGTGAGTAAATTGAGCGCGGTtcactctctttctctctctctctcacatTTATACTCACCTCGGTTGTAGTATCCATTTACCGGCAGCTGAAGTCAGCACGTGtgagttttgtttattttgttggcttcaatttatataaaatctgtTATTATGTACAGGGTTGCCGtttatctttatattttatgCCGTTTCTTCGCTGAATTATGCCACTGAgaatattttcatgtttttaatgTTGCATTTACATTTTCCTTATTTCATTTCTTCTCCATACATTTCCTTAACCTACTTATGTTATGGTTAGCTGCTATTTAACTTTCTTGATCTTTTGTAGATTAAATTACAATGTTATTCGCACTATTTCCTAATATAATGAACTTGTAAATTAGaggcaataaaaatttaattaaaaattaaaaacatattttgtttcaaaactaTTTACTGCCAGcataacaaaattacaattttttttacaaataaaacaaagtttaCAAGAAGTCAGTAGTACTTTAGAGTACTCAGAATTCGAAACTGCTTTGAAGGACTTAATACTCAAATAATCATGACTATGTACTGCGTATCCTGACTGAGGGATCGCACCAGTAAGGGATTTTATCTTATAATATTGTACTAAATATATCCCTAAAAGTTAAGGGATTATGCTATGAACTGGTCCCCCACCAAttgtattcaccagatttggccaCCATCTACTATTTCCTCTTTCCCAGAGTCAAAAAGTGGCTCTTTAAGGAAAGATTTAACTCAAATGAGGCTGTCAGATAGCAACAAACGCATATTCTGAAAGCTTCGAGTTTCTACTGTGTCGAACCGATATCGAAATGTTGAAAGACCGTCACAAAAAAGCATTACGCCAGATGGTGGTCTAGATTCTCATAGTGTCGAAGGTTAAAGCCATATTTTCATTCAAAGATAGTTCTTTCCCTGAACTTTTTAGTCCTTGAAGGAAACctcatttctttttattacaactgtatatttaaaaataacacagAGTTGCATTAAAATTGGTAAATTACGCATGTAACGAACGTTTTTAACGGTATGTATGGTACAAATACGACCTGTAGTGTGAACTGTCAACTCTCTAACCGCCTctaactttatttaaataaaagtatttagtttaaataataatatacacttCTCCTTTcactattatattaatttttatttattttgagattatattcaaattattattgcattatcTTAAGGGTACAAATTgtagtacttacatatattggaTTTATATAGTCTATAATTAAAGACACTCTACAGACAAATACATAATTCATAAACAAAGATAACGCCTATAAACAAGCAATATTTGCTGATTGTAGAAGCTATCAGTGAATGATGACTGCTGGGTCGAGGCACTGTGTGATTGAGTCTTACTATTAGAGCTACAATTTTCCCGACATTATTGACATCTGCGATTAGATTACGCGCCTCATTTACACGTCGATAAGAGATAATCAAATTTACGTGCGAAACTCATACATATTAGCGTATGTAGGTAGAGCTTATGGAGGTAAATTATGGAGGCATTTTCCGTgagtttttatacatttttaaaaagaaaacttaGGTGCAAACTGACAGAAATTTTATCtccaaatatataaatgatttagtCCAATCATAAGCTATATTTATAACATCTTTTCAGTTTCTCTACAAAAACTTAGCTGAACGCCACGCCTATTTCCAgtataatgaaattttcaagtaGCAAAATTAAAAGATTAGATAAGATGCACCGCTCTTTTAGTTGCTAATTGACGAGTTATCAAACTAAATGACACTTTCACGTGCATTTCAGCTTATCAGATACGTGATGTCATATTTAAAATACCATAAGCCCATAAACATAAGTATGTGCAAACATGTAAGTGCTTTGATACTACATATATAGTAGAGGGAACtttgttgtaaattaataaaGAGTTGTGAAGTCGTAAATTATGATTAACAATATCGTAATTATTTGAACAAAGTAGACACAATTGATAACTTAAATAGATTTTGTATCTTTAACGAAACAGGTTTTCATTTGGTCATGTTAAAGGGAGTGCactgtattttaaatattttcttgaaacttaaataatttgaaaaaaaagaatacaaattttgtaaggagaaaaaattatttttccatatttttttattttaacacaaaaatagcCGCTTTTAAAGCTTCGAAGTTCGCCAGAAAAAACTCATTTGAACAAAATATCACTGAAACAGTTTTTGCCGTCAACTCATACATAAAGCCGTTATATActcgtaatattaatttatattaattttgttgtttttattgtaattattctGCATTATATTTCAACTCCTCTCTTCCGAATTATTTGAATACGCAAGTACAAAAAATGtagttatttttctttatttatatttatactttttaggCAAACGTGTTGAGTTTCCAAActtagcaaaacaaaaacagcaattgaaatttttttccctTGTGCCGATATGCCGCACCGTTCACTACGCTGATCGCATTCCAActgaacttaaaattttaaattgccgCAGAGCGTCGTGTACAGCGATCTCAACAGCGATATTTTCATTCAAGCGATTATTATAAAGCTCTTAACTCTGGAAGTCAATTTATGATTCTCTGATTTCAAACACTTGGCAGCAGACATAAATAAAGTATCGAATGAGcttcaacaaaattatatttacgaGTGATAGCTTTACTTCTGGATGATTTAGAAAACAGTTTCAAAACACAACTTATAGGCAAATTTTCGAATGACGAGTCAAACAAGCAGTCGCTCTTATTTCTCTTAGACCAATTCATAACCAAAGAACAAAAATATGATGGAATGCAAGAAAGGACTGGTCAAGGATCATATTTTTACTGCTTTTTAAAGCAATTCTTACACTGTACAACACTCGACTTAGTATTAGACTAAACaactattttttgaaaaattgagtCATAAGTAAAAACATTAAATCCTCCGTTTTTTGCAGATAGCctccatatttatattttgatatcgagctttttgaaaatactattattattactag encodes:
- the LOC106621467 gene encoding lysosomal proton-coupled steroid conjugate and bile acid symporter SLC46A3 isoform X2, translated to MDTTTEDERARTEQSNSRWEKIKKNCMSPWYEKISVEPTMFLYMFAFMITSVVEQDFFVQKACRVNNNFTDEICSNIMADENAIYKRQVQITTAKFHQAEAISAHVFPIILALFLGSFSDRRGRKFPLLMGLTGKLIYSVMIVVNARMKTWPLEYVIYTATLPSALTGADVAIFASCFAYISDISTLKNRTLRVTILDICYLSAMPTGVALGSYLFYNAFNNSYADMFTVNASLLALAIIYTIFVLKWQTTAKQRSLRELGCCGFFPDFFDKEHVKDSFTVLIKKRPGHRRPFLMILLIAMALYTFQRDENQYLYLYTTFKFNWNVDVYSTFKTFKSTAYVVAMLVAVPLMNKVFHWKDTTIIFIGAWAHAIARVFYYFAQTGTFFYVGALICSLGPIVGPMIRAMTSKIVPQSERGKVFALLAVCDNAIPFISGVFYSQVYRATLNNDGKGGQGIFLLTIATQLAVFALILAIHLILGEQSLAVPEISEKESQLIHENKANPATKNASSAVEPVQVPAISANIAEKKISTNAESA
- the LOC106621467 gene encoding lysosomal proton-coupled steroid conjugate and bile acid symporter SLC46A3 isoform X1, with protein sequence MANRPRVKYSPTSTDNTDNDERARTEQSNSRWEKIKKNCMSPWYEKISVEPTMFLYMFAFMITSVVEQDFFVQKACRVNNNFTDEICSNIMADENAIYKRQVQITTAKFHQAEAISAHVFPIILALFLGSFSDRRGRKFPLLMGLTGKLIYSVMIVVNARMKTWPLEYVIYTATLPSALTGADVAIFASCFAYISDISTLKNRTLRVTILDICYLSAMPTGVALGSYLFYNAFNNSYADMFTVNASLLALAIIYTIFVLKWQTTAKQRSLRELGCCGFFPDFFDKEHVKDSFTVLIKKRPGHRRPFLMILLIAMALYTFQRDENQYLYLYTTFKFNWNVDVYSTFKTFKSTAYVVAMLVAVPLMNKVFHWKDTTIIFIGAWAHAIARVFYYFAQTGTFFYVGALICSLGPIVGPMIRAMTSKIVPQSERGKVFALLAVCDNAIPFISGVFYSQVYRATLNNDGKGGQGIFLLTIATQLAVFALILAIHLILGEQSLAVPEISEKESQLIHENKANPATKNASSAVEPVQVPAISANIAEKKISTNAESA